Within the Sphingomonas sp. IW22 genome, the region CGTGTGCGATGCCATTATCGTTCGGATCGACACGCAGCGGCGCCTGCAGCAACGCCCCCGACATCGGTCGAAATGGAGCAGGTGGATATCGCGTCCATCGGCCCCCGACAGCTTGACCAACATCCAGATCGTGCCGTCCCGACCGGTCAAGCGTCATGCCCTGACACGACCCGGCGATTTCCGGTGCTATGCCAAGCCGGGGGAGGTCGAATTCGACTTCGATCGCCGATAGGTCGAGCGAAAGCCGGCTGAACAGCAGCGGATGGCGCATCGTGCGGCCATTGCCCACATACCATCGCCCGACCAGATCGCGGGTCAGGCCGGTCGTTGCCATGCCGCGCGTGGCGGTGACGGGCGCGCTGCAGTCAGGCAGTGCATTGGCCTGCGCCAAGGTGCCGTCTCCAACATCCCACCCAAAGCCAACCGCCGCTGGAAAAGCCGCTTCTCTAAAACGCTCGATAAGGGCCGGAACGCTGTCAAGCGCATGTTCTGCCGTCTCATGGTCTATCGCCGCATCGCTACCCGCTATGACGAGCTCGCAATCAACTTCCTCGCCGCCATCTACCTTGCCGCCGCCGTCATAAACAGAGCGGGTGTCGCACCCGCTCTGCCCGTACGATCATTCGGCTATAACGTACACAAAGTACGACACTCCATCCTGTTCGACCGTTCGTTCGAGAGACAATGACGTGATCTGGTCGCCGTCGTCACCGAAAAGACGCACATGGCCAAGGCTGCCGCTCAGCCCCTGATGCTTCAGGTCCAGTCCGTCATTGCTGCCGAACGCCAGAATTCCGTCGCCATTACCATCCAGTAGCTTGCGGGTCGTGACCAGCTGGTCACGCTCGCCAAAATTGAGGATGTCATCGTCGCCAAGATTCAGACCTAGCGCCGTGTCAAAAAAGAAAGTTTCGGACTTGCCATTGCCCCGGCTGGACGCCAAACGATCGTCGTCCAGCGTACCCTCAATCGCTCCGCTCGGCCGAACCGACGCGTCGGCATAGACCGCCAAGCCGGTGTCCGACGTGCCCAGCAGCCGCAGCATATCGACCGAGGGTAGTTCGATGCGATCGCCGTCGCTGTCCAGCGCGAGCCAGCCACCCTTCGTCTTCGGCGTACCGCTGTCGAGCGTATCCGAAAGCACCAGTACATCGTTTCGTCCGAAATCGACCACGCGGTCGCTGCCGCTGTTAGCGGCCAGATCGACGAACACGCTGTTAGACCCCGCCTTTGCGGTAACGCGCTGATCGCTGCCCGACGAAAGGTCGATGGTGTTGGAGCGGGCAAGGATTGGATCGTCGGAATAGTCCTTTTTAGGCTCCGTCACGGTAACGGTCACATTTGCCGACGCGGTCCGGTCACCGTCATTGACCTGATAGGTAAACTTGTCCCTTCCAGTGAAACCAGCATCCGGCGTATAGGTAAAGCTGCCATCGGCAGTCAGCTTTAGCTTTCCGTTGTCCGGACCATCCTTCAACGAGGCGAACAGGCGGTCGCCTTCGGCATCCCGGTCGTTGGTCAGCACGTTCCCGGAAACCGCTTTGCCGGTGGTGGCGGCAAACCGGTCATCGACGGCAACCGGCGCCGTGTTGACGGGCGCATCATCCTCATCGTCGCGGTCTTCCTCGTCGTCATTCTTTCGAGTCAGCCAATCGAACCGCTTGGCGAAGTCCGACGTCCACGCAGCACGGTCCTCATAGGTCGTGCGGGCACCGTTGCTGCCGGACCAACCGAACTTTTCGTCGGTCCGGTCGACCCAGTATTTATCGTCGACCTTGCGATATTCACCACCCCAGCTTTCGGCAGTCGGATCATCGTTATTTGCCTTGTCGATGAGGTAGAAAACCGAAAAAGAGTCTCCCATCTTCACGCCATCATATTTATCGCCCTTGCCGCGCACGTCCTGGGTGTTAGCATAGAACAAGTCGCCCAACGCCCCATGCCCCTCGGCATTGGTTTCGGCCCATGCATCGGACATAGGAGGCAAGCGGCCCTCGGGACCGGCATAAATGCCGCGCTGGGTCGTGCGCGCATCGATCCACCACAACTCGCCCTCGCCTGCAAAATTCTTCTGGATATAGCGATGTGCATTAGGTTCCTGCACCGGCCCCGATGCCGACAGCAGACGGATTGACCCGGCGATTTCGGGCGCGTCATGCAGCGCACGGGCCACGTCACCCAAGCCGCCCCAAGTCGCTACATATAGTTTTTCACCGGCAGCTTCGGCCGCGCGTGCTTCGCGGATGATGGCGTCCGATGCTTCGGTTCGCGCAGCATACCCGCTGCCATTGGCAAGTTTCTTCGTGCCTTGGTACGTAATATCAAGCAGTTGCTTGGAGGTTTTGAACCCGTCAGCCTGATCCGCTAGCGTTTCACGGTCTTTGCCATAGGCGTTGATGACATGCTTGATAAAGCGTTCGTCATTTGCGCCCGGCTGATGTTTTGATGTCGACGACGCTATCCCGACGATGTTTATTTTATCTTGATACATCAATGCATGTATCAACGATTGAACATCATCCTTGTCTCCGTTCACGTGGTTGACGCCGGTGATCATCTGCATATCTGTCGATATGAAAAGCCTGGTTTTACTCAAGATGATTTCCTACCTAGTCATTACATGAAACGTGATGGGAGGCTGCTCTAACTACGCACGTCTATTTGCCATAGTAGAACTACAGCCGAATCTTATGTTCATAGACATGCGGACTGTTCGAATATATTAATAATCTCCATCACCTAATTTTTGGTTGATATATCGGTTGAGATTCTACGATGGTTTTGCGGCAAAGCGTTTTTGCGGCGCGGCTATACGCATTGACTTGTGAATAAACGATTCGAATATCGCTTATTATTAACGAGCGCTGACTATCAGATTGTTTTTACATTTTTCGCGTGTTTGATCTTAGGGTTCGATGGTACGATCCTGTCGTTGGACAGATTTGACCTGAAAGCGCTACGACCACGCAAGCTGTCTGAGCGGCAATGCAGCGAACGCAAGCTTCGCTCGGAACGCTCAGCCGCGAACCTAGGATCAAACCAAAGACGGTGGCCAAGTGGCGTAAGCGGACAACGGTCGAGGAGCTAAAACTGGGCCGAGGCTCTCATTCAATCACCTTGTCCAAAGCCGAAGCAAAGTTGTGGTGTTCCGGCGGCACACCCTGCTGCGCAGAACGACTGTCCCTATACGTTGCAGCGCCTTTTCGAGGGCTTCGCTTTAGAGCGCCGGCAACCGGCTGATGTCGTGTCGCTGCAGCGACGGACGCGGTCCAGTGCGGGATTGTCGACCACAGCGTAAAGGCAATCATCCAGTGGCAGCAGGGTGTGGCATCAAATGCCATAGCCATTGCCTCATCTTTCGCGGTTGCGACGGTGGAGTAAATGGCCTTCGACCCCATCCGGCACCGCTGACGCTTACCGCCTTGCGCTACTTCTGTACGGTCGCCAGGCTGGTCCCGTAGCAACCGGCAACCGCTCTCATGCTTTCTTTACTCCGCTGTATCGCCCGACGGACTGCCTCAGGCATCTGGGTGCCGCCGGGTAAAATCTGACCCAGAACCTTTTCACAAAGCATCATGGTCAACCGTACCGCCACACTGCCGGATCAAGTATTTAGCGCTATTTGATCCACGCACGGATGCCGAACGCCAACGGCTGACGATGGAACAGCAGCCAAACTTTCATCCCCCTGACCAAGGATAACGCCTAGTGCCAACATGTCCGCCGAGGCGATATGCTCATCTGCCGCGACATCGCCCCCACGCGATAGCGCGTGGGAGCGATGTCGCC harbors:
- a CDS encoding nucleoside hydrolase-like domain-containing protein, translated to MSKTRLFISTDMQMITGVNHVNGDKDDVQSLIHALMYQDKINIVGIASSTSKHQPGANDERFIKHVINAYGKDRETLADQADGFKTSKQLLDITYQGTKKLANGSGYAARTEASDAIIREARAAEAAGEKLYVATWGGLGDVARALHDAPEIAGSIRLLSASGPVQEPNAHRYIQKNFAGEGELWWIDARTTQRGIYAGPEGRLPPMSDAWAETNAEGHGALGDLFYANTQDVRGKGDKYDGVKMGDSFSVFYLIDKANNDDPTAESWGGEYRKVDDKYWVDRTDEKFGWSGSNGARTTYEDRAAWTSDFAKRFDWLTRKNDDEEDRDDEDDAPVNTAPVAVDDRFAATTGKAVSGNVLTNDRDAEGDRLFASLKDGPDNGKLKLTADGSFTYTPDAGFTGRDKFTYQVNDGDRTASANVTVTVTEPKKDYSDDPILARSNTIDLSSGSDQRVTAKAGSNSVFVDLAANSGSDRVVDFGRNDVLVLSDTLDSGTPKTKGGWLALDSDGDRIELPSVDMLRLLGTSDTGLAVYADASVRPSGAIEGTLDDDRLASSRGNGKSETFFFDTALGLNLGDDDILNFGERDQLVTTRKLLDGNGDGILAFGSNDGLDLKHQGLSGSLGHVRLFGDDGDQITSLSLERTVEQDGVSYFVYVIAE